Within the Comamonadaceae bacterium OTU4NAUVB1 genome, the region TGAACTTCAGACGGTCCTCGGCCTTGTCGATGGCCTCGGGCGTGGCGCCGATGAGTTCGACTGGCCGGCCGGTGGCCGCGCCCTGGTACTTGTCGAGCACGCCGTGGCGCCACAGGTCGAGCGCGCAGTTCAGCGCGGTCTGGCCGCCCATGGTCGGCAGGATCGCGTCGGGACGTTCCTTGGCGATGATCTTCTCGACCGTCTGCCAGGTGATCGGCTCGATGTAGGTGACGTCGGCCGTGGCCGGGTCGGTCATGATCGTCGCCGGGTTGCTGTTGATCAGGACGACGCGGTAGCCCTCCTCGCGCAGCGCCTTGCAGGCCTGCACGCCCGAGTAGTCGAACTCGCAGGCCTGGCCGATGATGATCGGACCGGCGCCGATGATGAGGATGCTCTTGAGTTCTGTGCGCTTAGGCATTCTTGGTTCCTGCTTTGTGCTTTTCCATCAGTGCCGTGAAGCGGTCGAACAGATAGCCGATGTCGTGCGGGCCGGGCGAGGCTTCCGGGTGACCCTGGAAGCAGAAGGCCGGCTTGGTCGTGTGGGCGAGGCCCTGGAGCGTGTCGTCGAACAGGCTGACGTGCGTGGCGCGCAGCGTCGGCGGCAGCGATTTCCCGTCGACCGCGAAGCCGTGGTTCTGGCTCGTGATGCTGACGCGGCCGTTGTCCAGGTCCTTGACGGGATGGTTCGCACCGTGGTGGCCGAACTTCATCTTGTAGGTCTTGGCGCCCATGGCCAGGGCCATGATCTGATGGCCCAGGCAGATGCCGAAGACCGGGATGCCGGTGTCGATGAGTTCGCGCGCGGCCTCGATCGCGTAGTCGCACGGCTGCGGGTCGCCCGGGCCGTTGGCCAGGAAGATGCCGTCGGGCCTGAGCTTGAGGACGTCGGCCACCGGGGTCTGCGCCGGCACCACCGTGATGCGGGCACCGCGCTGCGCCATCATGCGCAGAATGTTCTTCTTGACGCCGTAGTCGAAGGCCACGACGTGGAAGCGCGGCGTGATCTGCACGCCGTAGCCGGGCTTGTTGTCGACGTGCACGAGCTTCCACTCGGTCTGCGTCCATTCGTAGGTCTGCTTGACCGACACCACCTTGGCGAGGTCGAGCCCGGCCATGTCGGGCGCGGCCTGCGCGGCGGCGATGGTCTGGTCGATCAATGCCTGCGTCACGGTCTCGCCTTCGGCCAGGCCGCGGATCGCGCCGTTCTGCGCGCCCTTCTCGCGCAGGTGGCGCGTGAGCTTGCGGGTGTCGATGTCGGCGATGGCGACCGTGCGGTTGCGC harbors:
- the carA gene encoding glutamine-hydrolyzing carbamoyl-phosphate synthase small subunit; the protein is MLLSLKGAFPPAILALADGTVFLGQSIGASGSTVGEVVFNTAMTGYQEILTDPSYCQQIVTLTYPHIGNYGVNEEDVEADKVHAAGLIIKDLPLVASNFRKTATLSEYLVRNRTVAIADIDTRKLTRHLREKGAQNGAIRGLAEGETVTQALIDQTIAAAQAAPDMAGLDLAKVVSVKQTYEWTQTEWKLVHVDNKPGYGVQITPRFHVVAFDYGVKKNILRMMAQRGARITVVPAQTPVADVLKLRPDGIFLANGPGDPQPCDYAIEAARELIDTGIPVFGICLGHQIMALAMGAKTYKMKFGHHGANHPVKDLDNGRVSITSQNHGFAVDGKSLPPTLRATHVSLFDDTLQGLAHTTKPAFCFQGHPEASPGPHDIGYLFDRFTALMEKHKAGTKNA